The stretch of DNA ACGCCGGCGACGATCGCCTCGAAGGCCGCGATATTCGCAATCGGGGCCGGGATCTGCCGCACAGCGGTCTTGGTGTTGCTGGTCTCGACAAAGTCTGCCATGTTGTGTTTCTCCTGCCCGTATGCTCCCGGGTGCATATCAGGCACATTACAATATTACCTCAAGTAATATTAATCTACCTTGACCGCCAACTCCCTGGTGGATATGGAGGAGAGGAGCACCCGGGAACTGGTCATCGAGACCGCCCGGGACGTGAAATGGATCTGCCGGACCCTCTCGAGGATGGAGGAGGAGGGGACCTGCCGTGAGGGGCGGCTCCGTGCGCTAGAGGGGTGGCAGAGCGAACAGGTGGGGGAGAGCAGAAGGGACCGGCAGATCGCCGCCGGGGCGGGCGGGATCGTCGGCGGGGCGGTGGCGATCGTGCTGCAGATGTTCGGGTGGGGGTGAGGGGTTTACCCAGGTGCCCCGGGCACCATCACGCACTGATCACGCATTATCACGCACATATCCACACATTATCCACACCTCTGGAACACGGGACATCAATCTGGCGGATTATAAGCGTTATTTTCACAATATCGCCACGATAATATCCACACATCAGACATCAGGCACCGGCCCCTGCGCCAGCACATAATGCGTCTTCTTCTTTGAAGGGCTCCTGCGTTCCAGGATACCGAATTCGGCCAGGGCTTTCAGCTCCTTGAGGGCAGTGGTGGCCGAGACGCCGGCGGTGTTGGCGAAGGCGGAGAGGAGTTTGTAGAAGGTGCTGCTCACCTCTTCCTTGAAGTCGATCCGCCGCCCTTCATAGCGGGCGAGGAGGGAGGAGAGGTCAGCCGTGGGGGGTTTCATCGCTCTTTTCGGGTGGTGCATGCGTTCATTTATACTATGCGGATGGGGAGGCGGCGGTACTGCGGGTGCTCGGGCGGGGGTAAAGGCGGGTTCACTTTCACCCCGCGCACGCCTCCCCCTTTTATAATTCAGGGTTCATGGACTCCCCCATGAAACATTCCCCCCTCATGAGCGACCAGACACTCTTTCGCGACCCCGACCTCTTCGATTTTGACCACCCTCCCGAGGAGTTCAACTACCGCGACACCCAGATGAACGACCTCGCCCTCGCCCTGCGGCCGGCCGTCCAGGGTTTTTCTCCGTTGAACACCGTACTCCGCGGCCCGCCCGGCACCGGCAAGACCACCGCCGTCCGCCGGATCTTCGCCGAAGTCGAGGAGGCGACGCAGCGGATCGTCCCGGTGCTCGTCTCCTGCCAGGTCCACCGGACGGTCTATGCGGCCTTCGCCCAGGTCCACCGCGCCCTCTTCGGCCAGACGCCCCCCGAATCCGGCGTCCCGCTCACGCGGCTCATGGGCCGGATCGCCGGCGAACTGACCGGTCGGGGTGCGGTGCTCGTCGTCTGCCTCGACGACGCCGGGTATATCGTCCCGGGCGGCGTGCTCAACGACCTCCTCGCCGGCATCCTCAGGATGCCCGAAGGCTATCCCGGGACGCGGACCGGCGTGGTGCTGACCCTCTCGGAGATCGATATCGACCTCTCCCGCTGCCTCGACCCGGCGACGCGCTCGGTGCTCCAGGCGTCTGAGGTCTTCTTCCCCCTCTACACGCGGGAGGAGACACGGGGGATCCTCGCCGACCGCATCAGGGCCGGGCTGTACCCCGGTGTCGTGCCCCCGGCCGTCCTCGACCTCCTGGTGGAGCGGACCTATGGCTGCGGCGACCTCCGCGTCGGGCTCGCCACGATCCGCCGGGCGGCCATAGCGGCCGAACAGGACGCCAGGACTGAGGTGACGGCGGCGGACATCCTCGCCGCCTACGAGGTCTCCCGGCACCTGGAGACGGCGATGACGGTCGGGCTCCTGGACGCCGGGGAACGGGCGGTGCTCGACGCCGTCCTGGAGGCGGACCGGGAGGAGGAAGAGGCGGTGATCGCCGGCACGGCGTATATCCGGGCCAGGGAAAAGATGCCGATGAGTTATACGGGGTTTTACCACCGGCTGCACAAACTGGAGCGCCTGCGGCTGGTGGACCTGCTGGTGGTCAGGGGGATGGGGCAGACCCGGGTGATCCTGGTCAGGGAAGGCGTGGAGGAGGCGCTCTCCGCCACGGGTCAGGCGGGGGCGACCGGGATCGCCGCCGGGTGTGCCGGGGTCTGTGAGGATGAGACGTGGCGATAGGGGGGATCACCCCACCCCCGTCCCCGCATTCCACTCCCTGACCAATCGCCCGTAACACCCCTCGCAGAGGCGTGTCCGCCCGTCAGCCGACCGGAAGACCGCCCGCCCCTCCCCGCACCCGGTGCAGCGCCCCAGAGCGGTCGAGACGCGGGCGAACTCCCGGTGGTCCAGGACGCCGGGGAGGATCGTCGGCCTCTTTGCACTCGTGCACCGGGTTGCACTGGCGTGCACTCCGGAAGTGTAAACAAACGGACGGTTCATCGAGGATGGATCTTCGATCCCGCCCCGATCACCCCCATCTTCCCGGCCAGGTGCACTCTGGCACGGATCGCACACACACCCCCCCGCAGACCCGGGGGAATCGGGTGGGGTGTGTGTGTCTCTTTTCTGGTGCAAGGTACTAGTACAGGAGAGAGAGATCTCTCTCTTCTCTTTAGAATATACAGTCCGGGCTCGATCCTCCGTGCCCGATCTTTGCACTTTTTCGGTGCAACTCCGGTGCAAACGAGGTGCAAAAGTGCCATCGTCATCGTCGTCGTCCGGCGGGTCAGGGCCGATCCAGACAGACGTCTGGCCCGTCCACCGGCGGTACGCCTTCAGGTCAAAGGAGAACACCTGTTCGCGCCGGCGGACCAGGCACCCGTTGATATCCCGCGATACCGTGGTGTCCACGAACCCGACCGCCGGGCACTTCTCCAGGAGACCGGAATAGATGTTGCCGCCGTTGTTGTAGCCGTGGAGGATCCGGCGGGTCTGGTGGTACGAGAGCCCGAGCGTCTCCTGCAACTGTCCGACCGTGAACTCCCGCCACCCCATCGCCTCAATGGTCACGAGCGCCGCCGCCTCGTTCTTCGTCAGTTTCGTCTCCTGCCCGCCGGCATCGCCGTTGATCGCCGCATAGATCCGGGCGGCGGCGGCGAAATCGTCGAGGTTCGCCCGGATGCCACCCTCGTAGGCCTCCCGCTGGAAGCGGTGGAGGAGGGCCGAGGCCTTGATCAGGTCGAAGAGGATCGCCGGGTTCCGGCGGTTCGCCGTGGCGGAGAAGTGCACCGCACGGGCGTACGGGATCGAGACGTGGAGGCGCTCGCTCTTGAGGATCTCCCAGATCGCCCGGCAGACCGGGAGGTCCGGGTCCTCGTCGTCGCTCTCCTTCTCCAGGCTCGCGGCCTCCTTCATATGGGCGAGCACCCGCTCGTCCTGCTCGGCCGAGTCGTCGATCCAGACGGTGAGCATGCGGTTCATCACCTGGTCGTCGCCGGCGTCCTCGACCTTCGCGAGCCACCAGACGCAGCGTTCGGGGATCCGGCAGACCTGGAGTTTCCGGTCGGCGGTGAGGGTCCGGTGCTCGATCCCCTCCCGGAAGTTTGCGGTGGCGCTTTTGAGGACCTCCTGGAGGTCGTCGGAGAGGGAGACGTCGTCGAAGAGGAAGACGGTGCCGGCCCGCAGGCCCTCGGTGTAGTAGAGGGCCTTGTTCGAGACGGTGCCGGCGAGGCGGTAGGCCGCCGGGACCTGTTTGAGCATCGTGGCGCAGGCGTGGCTCTTGCCCTTGCCGGAGTTCCCGGAGACCGAGACGTGGAGGCCGTTCGTGTTCTCGACCGACCCGGCGGCGAGGGACATCGCCAGGCAGGCGGCGACGGTGCGGTCGCCGACATGCTCCCGGTTGAAGGTGTCGAGGAGGAACCGGAGGGGATCGCCGTTCGTGAGGATGGCGAGGGCTTTCTCCCGGAGGGGAAGCGGTTCCGCCACCGCCGCCTCTTCCGGCACCTCCTCCGGCGTCTCTTCCTCCCGCTTCTCCCGCGGCTCGTGCATCGCCCGCAGTTCGGGCCAGCGCTGCACCCCGCCGCCGCAGGTGGTGTGGTGGCACCCGGCGTAGACGGCGCCCGAGGGGAACTGGATCGCATAGGCGCCGTCGCGGTGCGCCGTGCTGAAGGGGCAGTCGTCGAGGACGAAGAGGGTGCCGCCCTGCCAGGGTTTTCTGCTGCGGACGGCGATGGCGTGCTCCGCGAGCCAGGCGGCGAGGTCGATCCCGGCGCCCTTCGCCGGGGCCGGGGCGTCTTTCGGGAGGAGGGCGGCGATCTGCCCGAGGAGGTCGGGGGAGACAGTCTCCGCCGTTTCTGGGGCGGAGAGGATCGTCGCCCGCCGGTGCGGGCGTTCCGGGGTGTGGTCCCCTTTGCGGGAGGTGGTGCCGTAGAGTTTCCAGATCCGGGCCGGGTTGTGGTTCGTTGTGTCGACGGCGACCTTCTCATCGGAGAAGAGGGCGTCCAGGGTGGCGAGCACCCCTCTGACCAGGCCGCCGTCGTCGGGCGGGAGGTCGACCGCATAGAGGAGGTGCGCCCCGTTCCCGGAGTCGGCCCGGATAGGGGCGGGGAAACCCCGATCGGAGAGCCAGAGGGCTATCTCGTCGGCCTTCGCCAGTGCCGCCGCGTGCTCGGCGTCGGTGGACGAGACCCCGCTCGGCCTGACCGGGTCGAGGTCGATGGGCAGCCAGCGCCGGCGCACGATGTCGGCGTCGCTCGTGGTGGGGTCGCTCCGGGTGAGGCGCATCTTCACCCGGTTGGACCGGCGGGCGAGGAGGGCGGGATTTACCTCGTTTAAGGTGACGTAGATCCCCCGGACCTCGGGGTCGGCGTCCAGGGCCTCGGCGGCACCGGCGCATTTTGCCAGGTCGTCGAAGTAGCCGGAGTGCGTGAAGCGGTCGGCGAGGGCCCGGACCTCCACGACGCTCCCCTCCCGAAACAGGGCGGCGAGGGCCTCTTCGATCATGGGCATCCCTCCGGCACGAGGGGGAAGAGCGAGGCCGAGGCCGCCTCCCCGGTGACGACCCGGCGGAAGGAGACGAACGGGACGATGAAGTGCCCGACGCCGGTGTAGATCTTCACCGCCCTTCCGGTGACGCCCATCGCTGCATACCCGACGATCGCCGTTTCGGTGACGATCACGCCGTCCTCTCCTTCCCGGGCGACGGTCATCGTCACCGGGGCCGGGTGGCCGCGGAAGAGGAGGTTTTGCAGGTCGTCCCCGGCGATCCGGTAGCGCTCGCCCCCGACGATGAGGTAGAGGTTGTCCCCACTCCCGAGGCGCAGGGTGCCGGTCTCCTCGTTCATGCGACCTCCTCCTCCTTCTCCTCCTCCTGCGTCCTCACCGTGACGGTATAGGTGTGCCCGGGCGCATTGCTGACCCGGATCTCCTGGATATGCCTGCCGAAGCGGCGGACCGCCGCCCCGACCACCTGCGGCACGAGGTAGAGCGGGATCGGATCGGCGGTGTTTATCTCCCTGTGTGCCGATGAGTTTCTGGCGGTCTTCCCTGATCCGGTGGTGGTACACGTGGGTTCATGGGGGCTGCCGTCTCGTTTCTTCCCGACCCGTCCCGGGTCCGTGCCCGGGGCCGCTGGGGGTCGTTTCAGGTGGTTCTCTTTCATGGTCTGTTTCTCCTGTGCGGGCCGCCGATCGCCGGAAGAAGGCCGGCGGGGGGTGCGGCCGCGCACTGAGAGAATGGTGGGCGCGAGTGCAGATAAAGGAGAGCCGCGGGGGTTGAAAGAGAGAAATAGTGATATTTATGCGCTTCTTATGCGGCAGTGAAGTGCAAACTGCTGTACATGCAGGAAGCGAGGGGCCCGCGGGGCGGCCTGGCGCAGGTCTGAGAGTATGGGCGGATCGGGCGGCGCAGGGTGGAGGGATGGAGGGCTGCGCGCCGGGGGGATCGGGTGCCGGTATTCCCCGGTGATTTCGTGAAAGATCGGCAGACACGCCCCTCGCGATCATCAGGGGATGTGTTTTTTTCCCCGGCCGCCCCGGCGACCGCACGGGGCAGGGCGTGGCGGGGGTGGCGGGAGGCGTCACTGCGGGAGAAGGGGGAGGCGTGGCGGTGGGTTTTTCGTCATCTTCGACGGACGGCCGCGGGGAGGGGCCCGGCCCCTCAGGTTTCTGTGGTGTGGTTGTTCCCTTCGTTCTCCCATTTTTTGAGGGCCCGAATGATGATTTCACTCATTTGTGGATATTTTGAAGAATCGCGGCCGGATTTTTCTGGTTGCGGGATCTGTTTTTTTCCATAAGCCTTCAGCAATATGGGGAAAATTATACTCAGGTCAACGATAAAGGTGGGCCGTGCGGGGGGTGGAAGTGTGGAGGGGGCAACCGGGGAGAGAGTGGTGCCGCCTGAGTTCCCTGGATAAGAGAGAGTGGTATCGTGTTTGGAGATGACTATCTCAATGATCGCCAAAAGAGGCAGTGAACCCTTCCCTACTTCGTCCCACCCACCTTACGGTGGCATCATCCTTTTCGGGAAGGACTTACTCGCTGCATGCATACATACCATCAATCGGTATATACATTTTTCTTCTGCTCCTCCCCCATCGGGGCGCCCGCCGGTTCGTGCGCCTCACAAAGCCCTGACCGCCGGCACGCCCTGCCCGGATTGATATTACAATTAGTAATAAAAAACTACAAAAAATATATCTTAAGATACATCGCCCCCCGACGCCGGAGACGACCCACTCCTCCGCGAAACAATCCCCTTCTCCCTCGACGCCCCCGCCGCCTTCAACGCCGCCGTAGAGACCCCCCCCATTCCGGCAGATTTTTTTCCCCGGATTCCCTCAAGAATACCATGAAACGCATCCTTTCAGGGCTCATCCTCGCCCTCCTCCTCCTCTGCCCGGCCGCACTGGCAGAGACCGGAAACGAAACGCAGGCCATACCGACGACAAACGTCACCACGGTCGCCCCCACCACGACCGCCGAACCGACGAAGATCCCGACGACCGTCGCCACCACGCCCGAACCGACCGCGGTCACGCAGGCGATGACGACCGCCGTGACCCAGGCGATCGTCGGCGGCGGCACGAGCTGGTTCGACGTCTACACCAACGTGGACGGCGCCGCCATCTACTTCGATGGGACGTACAAAGGGACGACCGCCCAGGGCATCCTCACCGTCGCCTGGGCGACCACCGGCACCCCGCCGCAGACCGTGACCGCCACGAAGTCCGGCTATAGCACGGCGCACGAGTCCCTCCCGGCCGTGCCGGCCGCAGGCCACCATGCGTCGGTGTACCTCACCCTCAACCCGGACACACCGCAGACCGGGAGCCTGGGCCTCACCTCCACGCCGGGCGGTGCGAACATCAGGATCAACGGCGTCTACTACGGCACCACCCCGCACACGGTGAGCGACCTGACGCCGGGCACCTATCAGGTCTCGATCGACTCCCCGGGCTACGGGACCTGGACCGCACCCGAAGATGTCGTCGGCGGCAAGATCACCTACGTCGATGCGGTGCTCACGGCGAACCAGCAGTACGGCACGCTCTCCATCTCCAGCGTCCCGACGGGCGCCTACATCACCCTCGACGGCGTCTATAAGGGCCCGGCCCCGGCCACGATCGGCGGGCTTACGCCCGGCTCCCATGTCGTCGAATTGAACGCCCCGGGCTATGACGAGTGGAGCGGGCGGGTCACGGTCTATCTCGGCCAGGTCACCTCCATCTCGGAGACGCTGACCCCGAGCGCACAGCCCTCCACCGGCGCCATCTCGGTCGGCTCGACACCGGCCAGCGCCTCGGTCTCGGTCGACGGCGTGTATTACGGCCAGACGCCCCAGGGCAACCGCCTGCTCGTCAACAGCATCGCCGCCGGCCAGCACACGGTCACCGTCACCCTCGGCGGCTACGGGGACTACTCGAAGACCGTGACGGTCGACGCCGGCCAGACCGCGACGGTCGACGCCGTGCTCAACGCCGCCGGCTCGGGCTCGGTCGCCATCACCTCGACGCCCGCCGGAGCCACGGTCTACTTCAACAACCAGCCCTACGGCCTCACCCCGGTGACGGTCCCGGACCTCGGGCCGGGCACCTTCCCGGTCCGCCTCACCTATGCCGGCTACCAGGACTGGACCGGCACCGCCCAGGTGAACGCCGGCGCCACGACCCCGCTCTCGGTGCAGCTCGTCCAGGCCACGCCGACGCCCGAAGCGGCGGCCTCCCCCCTGCTCCCGGCCCTCGCCCTCATTATCGGCGGCGTCTTCGTCGCCCTCAGGGTGCGGCGGGAGTAATTCTCCCCCCGACTTTTTTTTTCGTATCCGGTTCCAAAGAGAGATAAGACCGGGGAGTTAACAATTGTTAATGATCGTACGGGTCAGGGCATTTGCCTGGATGCGGGAGATATTCGGCGCCGAGCGCACGCTGGAGGTCCCGGAAGGGGCCGCCCTCTCCACCCTCCTCCAGGTGCTCGGCGAAGAGTCCGGGGCGGCGCACGGGGCGCTCTTCGACGGCGGCGGCGCCCTGAACGGGCACGTGGTCCTGATGCTGAACAGGAAGCGGGTGGACCACGCCGACGTCCCGGCGCTGACCCTCGCGGCCGGAGACGAGGTCGCCCTCTTCCCCCCGGTCGCCGGGGGGTGAGGAGGGAGGGAGGGCGGACGGGCAATGCCCGCCTCGTGCCCGGACCGGAAGCCCTCAATTCCAGGAGGGCGTAGAACTACGGGAGGAGGTGCGCCCCACCCGGCGACACCCGGAGATTTCATGGAGCATATCATGGACGGAAGAACCTGTGCGGAGATCCTTGAGCGGGTGCGGTCGAGGCGCCCGCTCGTGCACCACATCACCAACACCGTGACGATCAACGACTGCGCCAACATCACGCTCTGCGCCGGAGCGGCGCCGGTGATGGCCGAAGCCCCTGAGGAGTCGGCCGAGATGGCGGCGGTGGCGGGGGCGCTCGTCCTGAACATCGGGACGCTCTCGACGGCGCAGGTGGCGTCGATGATCCTTGCCGGGCGGCGGGCGAACGAGTGCGGCGTCCCGGTGGTCCTGGACCCGGTCGGCGCCGGGGCGACCCGGATGCGGACCGACGCCGTGCTGCGGATTCTCCAGGAGGTGGACGTCGCCGTCCTGAAGGGGAACGCCGGGGAGATCGGCGTCCTCGCCGGCACCGGCGGGACGGTGCGGGGCGTGGACTCCTGCGGGATCGCCGGCGACGCCGTGGATGCGGCGGTGGCCTGCGCCCGCGCCACCGGGACGGTGGTCTCGATGACCGGGGCGACCGACGTCGTCACCGACGGGCGACGCGTCCTCCTGGTCGAGAACGGGAACCCGATGATGGACCGCCTCTCGGGCACCGGGTGCATGGCCGCCTCGGTCACCGGGGCGTTTGCGGCGGTGGAGGGCGATTACGTCCTCTCCTCGGCCGCGGCCCTCGCCGCCTTCGGGCTCGCCGGGGAACGGGCGGCGGTCGGGGCTCGCGGGCCGTACTCCTTCAGGACGGCCCTCTTCGACGAACTCTTCAGCATGGCGCCGGAAGACCTGGCGGCCGGGGCGCGGGTGAGGGCACGCCATGGGGTATGACCTCTACGTGATCACCGACGCCGGGATCGGCCGCGGCCGGTCCCATGCCGAACAGGCCGGCCTGGCCGTCGAGGGCGGGGCGGACGTGGTCCAGCTCCGGGACAAGGCGCTCGCTCCCCGCGACCTCCTCGCCGCCGCCCGCGCGGTGAGGGCGGTCACCCGCGCCGCCGGCGCCCTCTTCATCGTCAACGACCACCTGGAGGTCGCCCTCTCTGCCGGGGCAGACGGCGTCCACCTCGGGCAGGGCGACCTCCCGGTGGCGGCGGCGCGGGCGGTCGTCCCCTCCGACTTCATCCTGGGCGTCTCGGTGGGCAATGCCGCCGAGGCGGTCCTGGCGGTCGAGAGCGGGGCCGATTACGTCGCCCTCAGCCCGACGTTTTCGACCGGTTCGAAGGCGGACGCCGGGCCCGGCCGCGGCCTCGATACCCTGCGGGCGGTCAGGGCGGCGGTCCCGGTCCCGTTGCTCGCGATCGGCGGGATCGGCCCGGCGAACGTGGGCGAGGTGGTCAGGGCCGGGGCCGACGGCGTCGCCGTGATCTCGGCGGTCGTCGGGCAGGAGGACGCCGCCGGGGCGGCACGGCGGATGAAGGCGCTCATCGTTGCCGCGAAAGGAGGCGAGGTGCCGTGCTGAGCGAACGGGAACGCGAGCGCTACCGCCGGCAGACGATGATCTTCGGCGAGGAGGGGCAGGAGCGGTTGAAGGGGGCGACGGTCTTTATCGCCGGGGCCGGCGGCCTCGGGTGCCCGATCGCCCTCTACCTCGCCGCCGCCGGCGTCGGGCGGATCCGTTTCGCCGATCGGGACACCGTCGACCTCTCCAACCTGAACCGGCAGGTGCTCCACGCGACGCCCGACCTCGGGCGCCCGAAGGTCGTCTCGGCGGCCGAGAAACTCGCCGCCCTCAACCCGGAGATCGCCGTGGAGGCGGTCCGGACCGTCATCGACGCTGCCACCGTCGCCGACCTCGCCGCCGGCGCCGACGTGATCGTGGACGCCATGGACAACTTCGAGACCCGCTACCTCCTGAACGAAACGGCGCTCGCGCGAAAGATCCCCCTGGTCCACGGCGGGATCTCCGGGTTCTTCGGGCAGGCGACGACGGTCATTCCGGGGAGGACGCCGTGCCTCCGCTGCCTCTTCCCCACCCCCCCGCCGGACGAGACCTTCCCGGCCCTCGGGACCACCGCCGGCGTGATCGGGCTCGTGCAGGCGAACGAGACGATCAAGTACCTCACCAGAAGCGGCGACCTCCTCGCCGGGCGCCTCCTCCTCTGGGACGGGACGAGGTCCACGATGGAGACGATCGACCTGAAGCGGCAGGCGGGGTGCCCGGCATGCGGGCATCTGCACGAAGAGGTGAGACCATGATAGATGTCAGGCATGACGATTTCAACGTGAACGAGATGATCGAGCGGGCAAAAGACCCGTCGATGGGCGCCCTGGTCACCTTCCTCGGCGTGGTGCGGGACGACGAGATCGAGCGGATCGAGCTGGAGGCCTACCAGGAGGCGGCGGTGCAGGAACTCGAAGCGATCCGCGACGAGGCGTTTGCCGCCCACGAGATCGCCTCGGTGGCGATCGTCCACCGGATCGGCCCCCTGAAGGTAGGGGAGAACATCCTCCTGATCATCGTCGGCGCCGGTCACCGAAAGGAGGCGTTTGCCGCCTGCGAGTATATCCTGGAAGAGATCAAGCGACGCCTCCCCATCTGGAAGAAGGAGTTTGAAAAGGGCGGGGGGACCAGGTGGGTGCCGGGGAACGCCAGGTGATTCAGAGGAAGCGTTCGCAGACCAGGTGCTTTTCCGGGTCGATCACAAAGGCGCCCGGGTCGGCGAGCAGGTCCAGGGGGTTGACGCCCATGGCGACCAGTTCGTCCAGGGCGAAATCCCTGAGCCTTAACTCGCCGTCTTTCCGGTAGGTCACCTCGACCCCGTTCACCCTTTTCTCGGCGCGGACGATATCGAACATACCCCCATCTCCTCATGCTCCGGCATAAGGGTTGTCCCGGGGCAGACACACCTGCGGGAACAGAGGCAGCCGGTGTGGCGGCCCTCGCCCCTCGCCCCCCGGGCCTGCCGGGCAACTACGTGCGCCGTGCGCAATTCTGCCCGGAAATGGACGGTCTCCCACCACACACCTTAAGTTGTTCCGCGGTCAATATTCACCGTACAGATAGGAGGGGGCGGGGGCCGAACGCCCCGCCTCTGCACTCGCATGGAACAGCCAGAACACCTGCAGAGCCTCAATATCCTCGAACTGTATGCACTCAGCATCATCGCAGAGAACCAGCCCGGCGTGCTGCGGGACATCGCCGCGGTGATGGCGGCGAACGGCGTGAATGTGGTGACGGTGCAGCAGTCGATCATGCCCTCGGGCGCCCATGCCGGGGACGCCCTCTTCTACTTCGAGGTGGAGTGCGCCGGCGGGATCGGTCGGGCCATCGCCGACCTCCTGGCGGTCCCGACCGTCCGCCACGTCTCGACGAACGACACCTTCTCCCGGATCTTCGGGTCGCGGGTGATCATCATCGGCGGCGGCGCCCAGGTCGCCCAGGTGGCCCTCGGCGCGGTGAACGAGGCCGACCGCCACAATATCAGGGGCGAACGGATCTCGGTGGACACGATCCCCCTGGTCGGCGAGAAGGACCTCTCCGAGGCGGTGGACGCCGTCGCCCGCCTGCCGAGGGCCTCGATCCTGGTGCTGGCGGGATCGATCATGGGCGGGGCGATCACCGAGGCGGTCGAGCGGGTGCGTGCGGCCGGGATCCCGGTCATCGCCCTCAAAATGGCCGGCAGCGTCCCGAAGCACGCCGACCTGGTGGTCACCGACCCGATCCAGGCCGGGGTGTTCGCCGTGATGCACGTCTCGAAACGTGCGGTCTTCGATATCAACCGCGTCCGCGGTCAGGAGTTCTGATGGACACAGAGATCATCCATAAAGC from Methanofollis liminatans DSM 4140 encodes:
- a CDS encoding PEGA domain-containing protein encodes the protein MKRILSGLILALLLLCPAALAETGNETQAIPTTNVTTVAPTTTAEPTKIPTTVATTPEPTAVTQAMTTAVTQAIVGGGTSWFDVYTNVDGAAIYFDGTYKGTTAQGILTVAWATTGTPPQTVTATKSGYSTAHESLPAVPAAGHHASVYLTLNPDTPQTGSLGLTSTPGGANIRINGVYYGTTPHTVSDLTPGTYQVSIDSPGYGTWTAPEDVVGGKITYVDAVLTANQQYGTLSISSVPTGAYITLDGVYKGPAPATIGGLTPGSHVVELNAPGYDEWSGRVTVYLGQVTSISETLTPSAQPSTGAISVGSTPASASVSVDGVYYGQTPQGNRLLVNSIAAGQHTVTVTLGGYGDYSKTVTVDAGQTATVDAVLNAAGSGSVAITSTPAGATVYFNNQPYGLTPVTVPDLGPGTFPVRLTYAGYQDWTGTAQVNAGATTPLSVQLVQATPTPEAAASPLLPALALIIGGVFVALRVRRE
- a CDS encoding HesA/MoeB/ThiF family protein, giving the protein MLSERERERYRRQTMIFGEEGQERLKGATVFIAGAGGLGCPIALYLAAAGVGRIRFADRDTVDLSNLNRQVLHATPDLGRPKVVSAAEKLAALNPEIAVEAVRTVIDAATVADLAAGADVIVDAMDNFETRYLLNETALARKIPLVHGGISGFFGQATTVIPGRTPCLRCLFPTPPPDETFPALGTTAGVIGLVQANETIKYLTRSGDLLAGRLLLWDGTRSTMETIDLKRQAGCPACGHLHEEVRP
- a CDS encoding ORC1-type DNA replication protein; translation: MKHSPLMSDQTLFRDPDLFDFDHPPEEFNYRDTQMNDLALALRPAVQGFSPLNTVLRGPPGTGKTTAVRRIFAEVEEATQRIVPVLVSCQVHRTVYAAFAQVHRALFGQTPPESGVPLTRLMGRIAGELTGRGAVLVVCLDDAGYIVPGGVLNDLLAGILRMPEGYPGTRTGVVLTLSEIDIDLSRCLDPATRSVLQASEVFFPLYTREETRGILADRIRAGLYPGVVPPAVLDLLVERTYGCGDLRVGLATIRRAAIAAEQDARTEVTAADILAAYEVSRHLETAMTVGLLDAGERAVLDAVLEADREEEEAVIAGTAYIRAREKMPMSYTGFYHRLHKLERLRLVDLLVVRGMGQTRVILVREGVEEALSATGQAGATGIAAGCAGVCEDETWR
- a CDS encoding molybdenum cofactor biosynthesis protein MoaE, whose protein sequence is MIDVRHDDFNVNEMIERAKDPSMGALVTFLGVVRDDEIERIELEAYQEAAVQELEAIRDEAFAAHEIASVAIVHRIGPLKVGENILLIIVGAGHRKEAFAACEYILEEIKRRLPIWKKEFEKGGGTRWVPGNAR
- the thiM gene encoding hydroxyethylthiazole kinase; its protein translation is MEHIMDGRTCAEILERVRSRRPLVHHITNTVTINDCANITLCAGAAPVMAEAPEESAEMAAVAGALVLNIGTLSTAQVASMILAGRRANECGVPVVLDPVGAGATRMRTDAVLRILQEVDVAVLKGNAGEIGVLAGTGGTVRGVDSCGIAGDAVDAAVACARATGTVVSMTGATDVVTDGRRVLLVENGNPMMDRLSGTGCMAASVTGAFAAVEGDYVLSSAAALAAFGLAGERAAVGARGPYSFRTALFDELFSMAPEDLAAGARVRARHGV
- the thiE gene encoding thiamine phosphate synthase, with translation MGYDLYVITDAGIGRGRSHAEQAGLAVEGGADVVQLRDKALAPRDLLAAARAVRAVTRAAGALFIVNDHLEVALSAGADGVHLGQGDLPVAAARAVVPSDFILGVSVGNAAEAVLAVESGADYVALSPTFSTGSKADAGPGRGLDTLRAVRAAVPVPLLAIGGIGPANVGEVVRAGADGVAVISAVVGQEDAAGAARRMKALIVAAKGGEVPC
- a CDS encoding AlbA family DNA-binding domain-containing protein translates to MKPPTADLSSLLARYEGRRIDFKEEVSSTFYKLLSAFANTAGVSATTALKELKALAEFGILERRSPSKKKTHYVLAQGPVPDV
- a CDS encoding DUF5612 domain-containing protein, translating into MEQPEHLQSLNILELYALSIIAENQPGVLRDIAAVMAANGVNVVTVQQSIMPSGAHAGDALFYFEVECAGGIGRAIADLLAVPTVRHVSTNDTFSRIFGSRVIIIGGGAQVAQVALGAVNEADRHNIRGERISVDTIPLVGEKDLSEAVDAVARLPRASILVLAGSIMGGAITEAVERVRAAGIPVIALKMAGSVPKHADLVVTDPIQAGVFAVMHVSKRAVFDINRVRGQEF
- a CDS encoding MoaD/ThiS family protein; translation: MIVRVRAFAWMREIFGAERTLEVPEGAALSTLLQVLGEESGAAHGALFDGGGALNGHVVLMLNRKRVDHADVPALTLAAGDEVALFPPVAGG